From Acidithiobacillus sp., the proteins below share one genomic window:
- a CDS encoding isochorismatase family protein produces the protein MRIEAGQSVVLAVDLQDRLLGTLPPVRRAPLLHNITQLLEAATALGLPTLATAQYPQGLGPIREDIRVHTADVLEKTAFSCLRSSNSHRWLEAQDGRRQVILTGIELHICVLQTALDLQAGGWQPVVVADACASRDAEHQQPALERLRQAGVTVAVAESVFYEWLGDAAHPAFRTLAAAWR, from the coding sequence ATGCGTATTGAGGCCGGGCAGAGCGTTGTCCTCGCCGTTGATCTGCAGGATCGCCTGCTCGGCACGCTTCCCCCCGTGCGACGGGCGCCGCTGCTGCACAACATCACCCAACTGCTGGAGGCAGCCACGGCCCTCGGGCTGCCCACCCTTGCCACCGCCCAATATCCGCAGGGTCTGGGACCAATCCGTGAGGATATCCGCGTCCATACTGCCGATGTCCTGGAAAAGACCGCCTTTTCCTGCCTGCGCAGCAGCAACAGTCACCGATGGCTGGAGGCACAGGACGGACGACGTCAGGTCATCCTGACCGGTATAGAGCTTCACATCTGTGTGCTGCAAACCGCCCTGGACCTGCAGGCAGGGGGTTGGCAACCGGTGGTCGTGGCCGACGCCTGCGCCAGCCGTGACGCGGAACATCAACAACCCGCTTTGGAGCGGCTGCGGCAGGCGGGGGTTACGGTCGCCGTCGCTGAGTCGGTATTTTATGAGTGGCTGGGCGACGCGGCGCACCCAGCTTTTCGCACCCTTGCCGCCGCCTGGCGTTAG
- a CDS encoding M61 family metallopeptidase, which translates to MSSAPLSYQISAAPQAHLFHVSLNISEPDPEGQILALPAWVPGSYTIRDLARHVTQIRAERNGQDVALHKTGKDRWRLAAGQGPIVVHYTVYAFDRSVRTAYLDDQGGFFNGPAIYLRVLGQEDQAHAVLLDGPEDWQVATALPRQSGATWGWGSFVAAEYSALIDHPLLMGTLTLLDFSAGERPHHLLIQGAHQADLQRLGPDLTRICDWQHHFWGDAAFAEYHFLCMTSADGYGGLEHRASSALLCARDDLSGRNEDHYQRFLGLASHEYFHSWLVQAIRPAVLSASALDREAPTRDLWVFEGITSYYDDLCLHRAGLTTPEQYLRGIGKELTRLLRRPGRFLQSLVESSEDAWIKLYHPHVNSANFEISYYNKGALMALCLDLSLRIESEGTQSLDTLLARLWQDYGRIAKPLPEGQCINLVEALAGSALAARLDAWITEKTDLPLRALLAEMGIALHLRAANGPQDEGGEVCEKTPPVWLGAHWRSHALGAQLRHVQSGGPAEQAGLSSDDILIAIDGVRTTAEQLPPQLDAVPAGATLRIQFFRDDILMETHLTPAPPPQDTAWLELLGDVDAVVLARRRAWLDGTTATAESRCASIPS; encoded by the coding sequence GTGAGTTCTGCCCCACTGAGTTACCAGATCAGCGCCGCGCCACAAGCACATCTTTTTCACGTATCTCTGAATATTTCCGAACCGGACCCGGAAGGACAGATCCTCGCCCTGCCCGCGTGGGTACCCGGCAGCTATACTATCCGCGACCTCGCCCGCCATGTGACCCAAATCCGCGCAGAGCGTAATGGGCAGGATGTCGCCCTGCACAAAACCGGTAAGGACCGCTGGCGTCTTGCTGCGGGGCAGGGCCCAATTGTCGTCCATTATACCGTGTACGCTTTCGACCGCTCAGTACGCACGGCATATCTGGATGATCAGGGGGGCTTTTTCAACGGACCGGCCATCTACTTGCGGGTCTTGGGGCAGGAAGACCAAGCGCACGCCGTCCTCCTGGATGGTCCGGAAGACTGGCAGGTGGCCACCGCCCTCCCCCGGCAAAGCGGTGCAACCTGGGGCTGGGGCAGCTTTGTTGCCGCTGAGTATAGCGCCCTCATTGATCATCCGCTGCTCATGGGCACGCTCACTCTGCTGGATTTTTCGGCGGGAGAGCGGCCCCATCACCTACTCATTCAGGGAGCCCATCAGGCAGACCTGCAACGGCTGGGTCCCGATCTGACGCGCATCTGCGACTGGCAACATCATTTCTGGGGCGATGCCGCCTTTGCCGAGTACCACTTTCTGTGCATGACCAGTGCTGATGGCTATGGGGGATTGGAGCACCGCGCCTCCAGCGCCCTCCTCTGCGCCCGGGATGACCTGAGTGGCCGCAACGAAGATCATTATCAGCGCTTCCTGGGGCTCGCCAGTCACGAGTATTTCCATAGCTGGCTGGTGCAGGCCATTCGTCCCGCCGTGCTTAGCGCCAGTGCCCTGGACCGCGAGGCGCCCACACGCGACCTCTGGGTCTTCGAGGGGATAACCTCCTACTATGATGATCTCTGCCTGCACCGCGCCGGCCTGACCACGCCCGAGCAATATCTGCGCGGAATCGGGAAGGAGCTGACCCGTTTACTGCGCCGCCCCGGACGTTTCCTGCAAAGCCTGGTGGAATCCAGTGAAGATGCCTGGATCAAGCTCTATCATCCCCACGTCAACAGTGCCAACTTTGAAATCAGTTATTATAACAAGGGCGCCCTGATGGCCCTCTGTCTGGACCTCAGTCTGCGCATCGAGAGCGAAGGCACCCAGAGTCTCGACACCTTGCTCGCCCGGCTGTGGCAAGACTACGGCCGCATCGCCAAACCGCTGCCGGAAGGTCAATGCATTAATCTCGTCGAGGCGCTCGCCGGCTCGGCGCTCGCCGCGCGTTTGGATGCTTGGATTACAGAGAAGACCGACCTGCCGTTGCGCGCACTGTTGGCGGAAATGGGCATTGCGCTACACCTGCGCGCCGCCAATGGTCCGCAGGATGAAGGCGGCGAGGTCTGCGAGAAAACCCCGCCGGTCTGGCTGGGTGCGCACTGGCGTTCGCACGCGCTGGGTGCTCAACTGCGCCATGTGCAGAGTGGCGGCCCTGCAGAGCAGGCAGGGTTGTCGTCGGACGACATTCTCATCGCCATTGATGGCGTCCGGACTACAGCGGAACAATTACCGCCACAACTAGATGCGGTTCCCGCGGGGGCGACGCTACGTATTCAATTCTTCCGCGATGATATTCTTATGGAAACTCATCTGACCCCCGCTCCGCCTCCACAGGATACGGCCTGGCTGGAATTACTGGGGGATGTGGACGCGGTCGTCCTGGCACGTCGTCGTGCCTGGTTAGACGGGACTACGGCAACAGCGGAAAGTCGTTGCGCTTCCATACCATCATGA
- a CDS encoding 5-formyltetrahydrofolate cyclo-ligase gives MFQGLDEVPAKSQLRRQLRQQRRNLSPEALQCASIALSDHLARLNHFQRARHIGLYWPMQGEISPLPLMQHPIAVNKHFYLPVLAGPFARSLRFAPFNPHVAMRNNRFRIPEPQVPPRHQRSVRELDLLILPLVAFDAEGYRLGMGGGFYDRSLTHVPHRRSWRRPRLIGVGHAFQEVPRVPKEPWDIPLGMVCTEMGCYRVRS, from the coding sequence TTGTTTCAAGGGCTGGATGAAGTACCAGCAAAAAGTCAGTTACGCCGCCAGTTGCGCCAGCAGCGACGCAACCTGTCACCTGAGGCATTACAGTGCGCGTCCATAGCGCTCTCTGATCACCTCGCGCGTCTCAACCACTTTCAGCGGGCCCGGCATATCGGACTCTACTGGCCAATGCAGGGCGAAATCAGCCCCTTGCCGCTTATGCAGCACCCGATCGCAGTCAACAAGCATTTTTATCTGCCGGTACTCGCCGGGCCGTTTGCACGTAGCCTCCGTTTTGCGCCTTTTAACCCGCATGTGGCCATGCGCAACAATCGCTTTCGCATCCCGGAACCGCAGGTGCCTCCCCGTCATCAGCGTTCCGTTCGTGAACTGGACCTGCTGATTCTGCCACTGGTTGCCTTTGACGCTGAAGGTTACCGTCTGGGGATGGGCGGCGGTTTTTATGATCGCAGCCTGACACATGTGCCGCATCGCCGCAGTTGGCGGCGTCCGCGGTTGATTGGGGTGGGGCACGCCTTTCAGGAAGTGCCGCGTGTGCCCAAAGAGCCTTGGGATATCCCTCTGGGTATGGTCTGTACGGAAATGGGTTGCTACCGAGTCAGATCATGA
- a CDS encoding cell division protein ZapA: MPEATRSPTTNHVNITLLGQSYQVPCLPEEQTLLLEAVALLNQQLEAARARGRMISKERTALMVAVNLAADLQRARQQVRARDDQLNLLEDRLRRLVDMDKGAE, from the coding sequence GTGCCTGAAGCAACTCGCAGTCCCACCACCAATCACGTCAACATCACTTTGCTGGGGCAAAGTTATCAGGTGCCCTGTCTGCCCGAAGAACAGACATTGCTTCTGGAGGCGGTGGCACTGTTGAATCAACAGCTCGAAGCCGCCCGTGCACGGGGGCGAATGATCAGTAAGGAGCGCACCGCACTGATGGTGGCGGTCAACCTAGCTGCAGATCTGCAGCGCGCCCGCCAGCAAGTTCGCGCGCGCGATGATCAACTCAATCTGCTGGAAGATCGCCTGCGCCGACTGGTTGACATGGATAAGGGGGCAGAGTAG
- the mrdA gene encoding penicillin-binding protein 2: MPLSDPAKRNRDFRFRLGIATGLMLLAILVVVLRVVDLEVLHFSKFRTLAYDNHAALVPVAPPRGLVLADHGEVLAENQPTYAVEITPDQTPHLRETLRYLQQMLGLNADDMRQFQDRRLGKPDFDPVVLKTNLTSTQIAAIAVRALDLPGVRVVAMLHRHYPYDALFSHVVGYVGPITATDLKDFHASNYVGRNYIGKNGLERYYERQLRGTMGYQIKDINARGLQVGTLRDIPAHPGDNLLTHLRVRVQQAGARAFQGKGYRGAVVALNPNNGAVLAMVTSPSFNANWFVDGISTAHWQSLLDNPGRPLMNRADNGLYPPGSCAKPFYSIQAVQEGVITPDFHTFCAGNYQLGGHTYWDWNRAGFGNTGITKALAWSVDVFYYKLAVKMGIALQDKTLWRFGFGRKPPIDLPGGASGLVPTPAWKRRHLHAPWYTGDSVILGIGQGYLLETPLQLARAVSALANGGYLIQPQVAKAFINPNTGQIATIPNAPPVNLHISAEAMHAVHKGMEACVAIGTCHTVSIPGITVAGKTGTAQVPVGYKNGHTIYNNDSLFIGWAPVDHPKIAVAVVVEYGGHNAWQALPVARAVIKAYLQPDEKTPEKVAEKATAHYDARLAIGEKGSVNPRPAHFTKP, encoded by the coding sequence ATGCCTCTTTCTGACCCAGCCAAACGTAATCGCGACTTTCGCTTCCGGCTCGGTATAGCGACTGGCCTGATGCTGCTGGCGATTCTGGTCGTCGTATTACGGGTCGTGGATCTGGAGGTGCTGCATTTTTCCAAGTTCCGCACCTTGGCTTATGATAATCATGCGGCACTCGTCCCCGTCGCCCCACCCCGCGGTCTGGTGCTTGCCGATCATGGTGAGGTGTTGGCGGAAAACCAGCCCACCTATGCCGTGGAAATCACTCCCGACCAAACGCCCCATTTGCGGGAGACGTTGCGGTATCTACAGCAAATGCTCGGGCTAAATGCAGACGATATGCGCCAATTTCAGGACCGGCGTCTGGGAAAGCCGGATTTCGATCCGGTGGTCCTCAAGACCAATCTGACATCTACACAGATCGCCGCTATTGCCGTGCGCGCGCTGGATCTGCCCGGCGTACGGGTTGTCGCCATGCTCCATCGCCACTATCCCTACGACGCACTTTTTTCTCACGTCGTCGGCTATGTCGGCCCTATTACTGCCACCGATCTGAAGGATTTTCACGCCAGCAATTATGTTGGTCGCAACTATATTGGCAAGAATGGTCTGGAGCGCTATTACGAACGCCAGCTACGCGGCACCATGGGTTATCAGATCAAGGATATCAACGCACGCGGCCTACAGGTGGGCACCCTGCGCGACATCCCCGCACACCCCGGAGACAATCTGCTCACGCACTTGCGCGTGCGCGTGCAGCAGGCGGGGGCAAGGGCCTTCCAGGGCAAAGGGTATCGCGGCGCCGTCGTCGCTTTGAACCCTAACAATGGCGCCGTACTGGCTATGGTCACCAGCCCCAGCTTTAATGCCAACTGGTTTGTGGATGGCATCAGCACAGCGCACTGGCAGAGTCTGCTCGATAACCCTGGACGTCCGTTGATGAACCGCGCTGATAATGGCCTCTATCCACCAGGGTCCTGCGCCAAGCCGTTCTACTCCATTCAGGCCGTGCAGGAAGGCGTGATTACGCCTGATTTCCATACATTTTGTGCAGGTAACTACCAACTCGGCGGTCATACCTACTGGGACTGGAACCGGGCAGGTTTTGGCAATACGGGCATAACCAAGGCCCTGGCCTGGTCGGTGGATGTCTTTTACTACAAGCTCGCAGTGAAGATGGGCATCGCTCTGCAGGACAAAACCCTATGGCGATTTGGCTTCGGCAGAAAACCCCCCATCGACCTGCCGGGCGGGGCCAGTGGTCTGGTGCCGACTCCCGCCTGGAAGCGTAGGCATCTGCATGCACCTTGGTATACGGGAGACTCCGTCATTCTCGGAATCGGTCAGGGTTATTTGCTGGAAACGCCATTGCAGTTGGCTCGCGCGGTCTCCGCCCTCGCCAACGGCGGTTATCTGATTCAGCCTCAGGTCGCCAAAGCCTTCATTAACCCGAACACCGGCCAGATAGCAACCATTCCCAATGCGCCGCCCGTTAATCTGCACATTTCGGCAGAGGCCATGCATGCCGTCCATAAGGGTATGGAGGCCTGTGTCGCAATCGGCACCTGCCATACCGTCAGTATTCCCGGCATTACCGTTGCCGGAAAAACGGGGACGGCGCAAGTACCGGTGGGTTACAAAAATGGCCACACCATCTATAACAACGACTCCCTTTTTATTGGCTGGGCACCAGTAGATCATCCCAAAATCGCCGTCGCCGTAGTGGTGGAATATGGCGGGCACAACGCCTGGCAAGCCTTGCCAGTGGCCCGTGCGGTGATCAAAGCCTATTTACAGCCCGATGAAAAAACACCAGAAAAGGTTGCCGAAAAAGCTACAGCGCATTATGATGCGCGCCTTGCTATTGGGGAGAAAGGTTCTGTCAACCCTCGCCCCGCTCATTTCACTAAACCATAA
- a CDS encoding 50S ribosomal protein L25/general stress protein Ctc — MTDFAIAAQPREDNGRRASRRLRRTGMVPAVLYGDGKASIGLSIEARLLRKLLPDERAYTHVITLQFPHGNETALIRDIQMHPYKEEVLHMDFLRVHAGEQVRLHVPVHFLNESTCAGLKAGGVLHRALMDVEVEAPVDRLPEAIEVDIAGLHTGESLHLSQISVPVGVTLVPLLHEDDKEVVSIHNPRTGAEAEEASETTV; from the coding sequence ATGACAGATTTTGCAATTGCAGCACAACCGCGTGAAGATAACGGCCGCCGTGCCAGCCGTCGCCTGCGCCGTACCGGCATGGTGCCCGCTGTACTTTATGGTGATGGCAAGGCCTCGATAGGTCTTAGTATTGAAGCCCGCCTGCTACGCAAACTGCTGCCCGACGAGCGCGCATACACCCACGTTATTACGCTGCAGTTCCCCCACGGCAACGAGACGGCGCTCATCCGCGACATACAAATGCATCCCTACAAAGAAGAAGTGCTGCACATGGACTTTTTGCGCGTTCATGCTGGAGAACAGGTGCGTTTGCATGTGCCAGTCCACTTCCTGAACGAAAGTACCTGTGCCGGCCTCAAGGCAGGCGGTGTTCTACATCGCGCCCTGATGGACGTAGAAGTGGAAGCTCCAGTGGATCGCCTACCAGAAGCCATCGAAGTGGACATCGCCGGACTGCACACGGGCGAAAGTCTGCATTTGTCGCAGATCAGTGTGCCTGTCGGCGTGACCCTGGTGCCTTTGCTGCATGAGGACGACAAGGAAGTGGTCTCCATCCACAATCCGCGTACCGGCGCCGAGGCGGAAGAGGCCTCGGAGACCACCGTCTGA
- the pth gene encoding aminoacyl-tRNA hydrolase, whose translation MDWLLAGLGNPGAEYVRTRHNAGFWTLQTLADRVGASLRMEKRWHCLAATTRASGLELGLCMPQDFMNRSGGPVQAMAAFYKVPVERILVIHDELDLPPGTARLKRGGGHGGHNGLRDLERTLGTRDYWRLRIGIGHPGHKDAVIGYVLGAPTAADKALIDEAIERSLGVLPDFLSGRTDAAQKTLHSD comes from the coding sequence ATGGACTGGTTGTTGGCGGGCCTCGGTAACCCCGGCGCGGAATACGTCCGGACCCGCCATAATGCCGGTTTTTGGACGCTCCAGACCCTTGCGGATCGGGTCGGGGCGTCTTTGCGTATGGAGAAGCGCTGGCATTGCCTAGCCGCTACGACACGAGCTTCCGGACTGGAACTGGGGCTGTGTATGCCTCAGGATTTCATGAACCGCAGCGGTGGCCCGGTACAGGCCATGGCGGCCTTTTATAAAGTGCCCGTAGAGCGGATTTTGGTAATTCATGACGAGCTGGACCTGCCTCCTGGCACGGCGCGGCTGAAACGCGGTGGTGGTCATGGCGGACACAATGGCTTACGCGACCTCGAACGTACGCTGGGTACCCGCGATTACTGGCGGTTACGCATCGGTATCGGCCATCCAGGGCACAAAGATGCGGTCATCGGTTATGTGCTTGGCGCTCCAACGGCAGCAGATAAGGCCCTGATTGACGAGGCGATTGAGCGCAGTCTCGGCGTACTCCCCGATTTTCTCAGCGGCCGCACGGATGCGGCACAAAAAACCCTGCACAGCGATTAG
- the ychF gene encoding redox-regulated ATPase YchF: protein MALACGIVGLPNVGKSTLFNAITRAGIAAENYPFCTIEPNVGLVAVPDPRLEALSEIVKPQKVQHATMEFVDIAGLVAGAAQGEGLGNQFLAHIRETDAIALVTRCFEDPNVVHVSGHVNPVADLEVVLTELILADLSTVEKAQARVARQAKGGNKDAVAEVAAMARLLPHLNEGKPAASLHLNSEEREHLRSLCLLTMKPLMVIANVAENELQDGPWRAPLEAWATERHASVVPVCAAIEAELAELEPEEQSAFLQDLGLEEPGLNRIIRAAYRLLGLQTYFTAGVKEVRAWTIPVGATAPQAAGVIHSDFERGFIRAQTIAYDDFIQYKGEHGAKEAGKMRAEGKEYVVQDGDVLNFLFNV, encoded by the coding sequence ATGGCTTTGGCCTGCGGCATCGTCGGCTTACCCAATGTCGGCAAATCCACCCTTTTCAACGCCATCACCAGGGCGGGTATCGCGGCGGAGAACTATCCCTTCTGCACGATTGAGCCGAATGTTGGCTTGGTTGCCGTGCCGGATCCCCGTCTTGAGGCCCTGTCAGAGATCGTCAAACCACAGAAAGTACAGCACGCCACCATGGAGTTCGTGGACATCGCCGGGCTGGTGGCCGGTGCGGCGCAGGGTGAGGGTCTGGGCAATCAGTTTCTCGCCCATATCCGCGAGACGGACGCCATTGCCTTGGTCACCCGCTGCTTTGAGGACCCCAACGTCGTCCACGTGAGTGGCCACGTAAACCCGGTGGCGGATCTGGAGGTGGTGCTGACGGAGCTGATTCTGGCTGACCTCAGCACCGTGGAGAAGGCCCAGGCGCGGGTGGCGCGACAGGCCAAGGGCGGCAACAAGGACGCGGTGGCCGAAGTCGCTGCCATGGCCCGCCTCCTGCCCCACCTCAATGAAGGCAAGCCGGCCGCCAGCCTGCACCTGAACAGCGAGGAGCGGGAGCATCTGCGCAGCCTCTGCCTGCTGACCATGAAGCCCCTCATGGTCATTGCCAATGTCGCTGAGAACGAACTACAGGACGGTCCCTGGCGCGCGCCCCTGGAAGCTTGGGCGACTGAACGGCATGCGAGTGTAGTGCCTGTCTGCGCCGCCATAGAAGCAGAACTGGCGGAACTGGAACCGGAAGAGCAAAGTGCTTTCCTGCAGGATTTGGGGCTGGAAGAGCCCGGTCTCAACCGCATCATCCGCGCCGCTTACCGTTTACTGGGTCTGCAGACTTACTTCACCGCTGGCGTCAAAGAGGTCCGCGCCTGGACCATCCCGGTGGGGGCCACGGCGCCACAGGCGGCGGGAGTGATCCACAGTGATTTTGAACGCGGTTTCATCCGCGCCCAGACCATCGCCTATGACGATTTCATTCAGTACAAGGGCGAACACGGGGCCAAGGAAGCGGGCAAGATGCGTGCGGAAGGGAAGGAATACGTGGTGCAGGATGGGGATGTGTTGAACTTTTTGTTCAACGTCTGA
- a CDS encoding helix-turn-helix domain-containing protein: protein MEQVCKKIRQLREDKGWSVRGLAARAEISPSALSQIEAGQNSPSIATLEKICAALQIPIVAIFDDGETAGLPLIMRNGDRRKFYSAGSHASLEPLARGLPQKKMQPLLMVLEPGGECGEHPYASAEGEEFTIVIHGTAAFEQSGVTTELGEGDAIYYDPRLPHNWHNRGHSATTLLVVVAQ from the coding sequence ATGGAACAGGTCTGCAAAAAAATTCGGCAACTTCGCGAGGATAAAGGCTGGTCCGTGCGCGGGTTGGCAGCGCGTGCCGAGATTTCACCCAGTGCCCTCTCGCAGATCGAGGCCGGGCAGAACTCCCCCTCCATCGCCACGCTGGAAAAAATCTGCGCGGCGCTGCAGATCCCCATCGTCGCGATTTTCGATGATGGAGAAACGGCGGGTTTACCGTTGATCATGCGCAACGGTGACCGGCGCAAGTTTTACAGTGCCGGTTCCCACGCCTCACTGGAACCGCTGGCCCGCGGCCTGCCGCAAAAGAAAATGCAACCGCTGCTGATGGTGCTCGAACCCGGCGGGGAGTGTGGGGAGCATCCCTATGCCAGTGCCGAGGGAGAAGAATTCACCATTGTCATCCACGGGACAGCCGCCTTTGAACAATCCGGGGTGACCACGGAGCTGGGGGAGGGCGACGCCATTTACTATGACCCACGTCTGCCCCACAACTGGCACAACCGCGGTCACTCCGCAACGACCCTGCTGGTGGTGGTAGCCCAGTGA
- the hyfB gene encoding hydrogenase 4 subunit B, translating to MISCLPLDLATGALLLWLGLGLLGFLLGDWPALACRLVFPLSSVVALLLTIAGFTALTTTPDDLQLRGPLPALPWSFQIDPLSGFFLILLGLLVFAVTLFATGYFRVLPGPALRRLMLQYHTFLLGMGLVLLAANAFTFLVAWEIMALASYFLVVTKHEEAGSRLAGFLYLLIAHLGALAILLGFVLLAGAAIAQGGPFSAMLHAPLDPFWASAAFLLTFFGFSAKAGLLPLHIWLPDAHPAAPAPVSALMSGAMLQMAFYGMLRVDFFFLGRLALWWGPFVLVVGLTTALFAVLFAAVQTDMKRLLAYSSIENMGLIMVAFGLALIFCAHGLDALAALSLAAALYHALNHAFFKGLLFLGSGSVLHRAGSVAMDRLGGLIRQMPQTAFFMLLGTLAIAGLPPLNGFVSEWLLLQAFLLSPALPQSTLSAVLSLAAAGVVLAVALAAYAMVKFYAIAFLGQPRGTWYVHEAGRWERSAMALLSLACIFLGLFPGVLLNLLHPVLLEMLGQGVAIQQGLWLTPVSAQRASYSPVIFFLGMATALGLGFLLIWSLFGRPLRRVPAWACGFPVRTPAMQDSPLGFVQPLLRIFAPLYQAERQADDVGRWRVWIGEPVYRGIYQPLNRIVLWLSAQVLRLQQGRITLYLLYSFLTLLILLAIWR from the coding sequence GTGATCTCCTGCCTGCCCCTGGATCTGGCCACCGGGGCATTACTGCTCTGGCTGGGTCTGGGGCTACTGGGCTTTCTGCTGGGCGACTGGCCGGCCCTCGCCTGTCGGCTGGTCTTTCCGCTGAGCAGCGTGGTCGCCCTACTGCTGACCATTGCCGGATTCACCGCGCTGACGACCACCCCGGACGACTTGCAACTGCGCGGCCCCCTCCCCGCTCTGCCCTGGTCTTTCCAGATTGATCCCCTCTCGGGATTTTTCCTGATCCTGCTAGGGTTGCTGGTCTTCGCGGTGACTCTGTTTGCCACCGGCTATTTCCGCGTCCTGCCAGGGCCGGCACTGCGTCGGCTCATGCTCCAGTACCACACTTTTCTGCTGGGCATGGGGCTGGTTCTACTGGCGGCCAATGCCTTCACTTTTCTGGTCGCCTGGGAAATCATGGCGCTGGCCTCGTATTTCCTGGTGGTGACGAAGCATGAAGAGGCTGGCAGCCGCCTTGCCGGTTTCCTCTATCTGCTCATCGCCCACCTCGGGGCGCTGGCCATTTTGCTGGGCTTCGTCCTTCTCGCCGGGGCGGCCATAGCCCAGGGCGGGCCTTTTAGTGCCATGCTGCACGCCCCCCTCGACCCGTTCTGGGCATCGGCCGCCTTTCTCCTGACCTTTTTCGGATTCAGCGCCAAGGCGGGCCTGCTCCCCCTGCATATCTGGTTGCCGGATGCCCATCCCGCGGCACCCGCCCCAGTCTCCGCGCTGATGAGCGGGGCAATGCTGCAGATGGCCTTCTATGGCATGTTGCGGGTGGATTTTTTCTTCCTCGGCAGACTGGCCCTGTGGTGGGGTCCCTTTGTGTTGGTGGTAGGGCTCACGACGGCCCTCTTCGCTGTGCTTTTCGCCGCCGTCCAGACCGACATGAAGCGCCTGCTGGCCTATTCCTCCATAGAAAATATGGGCCTGATCATGGTGGCTTTCGGCCTCGCCCTGATCTTCTGCGCGCACGGGCTCGATGCCCTGGCGGCCCTGTCTTTGGCCGCCGCCCTGTATCACGCCCTGAACCATGCTTTCTTCAAGGGCCTGCTTTTTCTCGGCAGCGGCAGTGTGCTGCACCGGGCGGGCAGTGTGGCCATGGATCGACTGGGCGGCCTGATCCGGCAGATGCCGCAGACCGCATTTTTCATGCTCCTAGGCACCCTCGCCATCGCGGGGCTGCCACCCCTCAACGGCTTCGTCTCTGAATGGCTGCTCCTGCAAGCCTTTCTGCTATCCCCCGCACTGCCGCAAAGCACCCTCAGTGCGGTATTATCGTTGGCGGCCGCTGGCGTGGTGCTGGCGGTCGCTCTGGCGGCCTATGCCATGGTCAAGTTTTACGCCATCGCCTTTCTCGGTCAACCGCGTGGCACCTGGTATGTCCACGAGGCCGGACGCTGGGAACGGTCGGCCATGGCCCTGCTCAGTCTCGCCTGTATTTTTCTCGGACTCTTTCCGGGTGTTCTGCTGAATCTGCTGCATCCGGTGTTGCTGGAGATGCTCGGCCAGGGCGTCGCCATCCAGCAAGGGCTATGGCTGACCCCGGTCTCCGCACAACGCGCCAGTTATAGTCCGGTGATTTTCTTCCTCGGCATGGCGACCGCCCTGGGTCTGGGTTTTCTCCTGATCTGGAGCCTCTTTGGCCGGCCCTTGCGGCGCGTACCAGCCTGGGCCTGCGGTTTTCCCGTCCGGACGCCGGCCATGCAGGATAGCCCACTGGGCTTTGTGCAACCTCTACTGCGCATCTTCGCCCCACTGTATCAGGCGGAGCGGCAGGCAGACGATGTCGGTCGCTGGCGGGTATGGATCGGCGAACCGGTGTACCGCGGCATCTATCAACCCCTGAACCGCATCGTCCTCTGGCTCTCGGCTCAGGTGCTGCGCCTACAGCAGGGTCGCATCACCCTGTATCTTCTTTACAGTTTCCTGACCCTGCTGATCCTGCTGGCGATCTGGCGATGA